The genomic DNA AATAGCAAAGATGATGATAAGAGAAACAATCAACCATCCCCAGGTGGAAGAGTTCCAAATTTGTTGTAGACTATCTAAGCTGCTTCCCGCCCAATTACGAAAGGGCTGAGGAATATGATTGATCCAATCTTCCTGAATGCCTAGCTGATCAAAGATCGCTCGACTGGTCGTCTGCAGCCAGGCAAAGACACCTGTACTGTAAATCAACAAGAGAGCCTGTTCAGGATAGGATCGAATGGCATGAAAAAGTGTTTTTAACATACTTCCTTCTTTCTGTATCTATTGGGTTGCATAGAGGGCCCTAACCGCATCAATATCAGTCTGTTGGATACCATTGTGAGAACCTGCCGATTCCATAACAGAGGTATGATGATCCTCATGGCCTAAACCGATAGCATGACCTAACTCATGTTCTGCTGTATGGATGATTCGTTCCATACTGTACCCATAGGCTGGATTTAAGAGGTAAAAGCGATTGAGCTTGACTGTCACAGCAACCAAGTAATTGGTTAGGGTATTGGTTGAAGAACTAGCTTCCCCGGCCGCCTGAGTTTGCCCATCATTCATTTCTGTGGCGATAATATCGGCCTGACTGGCATCATCCACTAGCGTAAAGGTAAAGGCACCCGTCGCATTCCAATTGGCTATGGCTGTTTCGTAGGCCGAGCGGAAGGTCGGATCCTGAGTTTCGATATAAACCGTAGCCGCATTGGTCGGCCAGCGACCTTCTGCAGACATATCAACCGTATCAGTTGATAACTGCTCCAAGGTTTCCAGACTAGCCCCCATATCCAGAGCTTGCTGACCATTTATGACCTGCTGGGCTTGAAAAAACATGGTCTGAAGAATTTGCGGTGCCGCTTCTTTTTGAAAATAAAATAAGAGAGCAACCGCACACAACAAGAGGAAAAATGCGAACCAAACCAAGCGCCAGAAAGTCCGCCAAAGAAAGCCGATAAGACTACTAAACCATTTCATGTCGAACTCCTTCCCTAGAAATAAGGAACAGTTTACCACACGAAACTAAATCTATCCTTAAATTAACTCAAGCGCTCTTCTAAAACAAAATCAATCGGTAGCCATTGCAAAACTTCTTCAATTTGTTGATTCCAATAATACCACTCGTGCTTACCTGGGCCATCCTTTGCCTCAAGGTCAAATCCTTCTTCCAACAGAAAATTCACAGCCAGCTGATGGCCTGAATAAAGGTAGTCTTCTTTCCCACACCAAGCATAAAACTTGGTCTGTTTGTCAGATTGTTTGGAGAGGTTTTCAATGCTATCCGGATTTGTTGCCATATTCTCAATATCCCCAAACACTCCGCGCCAATAAGCTTCTGAACCTAGAGTTTTTGCCGCTTCGTTGTCAAAATCAAAGTGGAGAGCCCCGGACAAGGATGCCGCATGGGAGAAGCGATTGGTTGTCAAGGCCAGCTTGAAAGCACCATAACCACCCATGGATAATCCTGCAATGAAGGTTTTTTCGCGCTTATCCGACATGTTTGGAAAGAAGCGTTTTAGTACCTGAGGCAGCTCAATGGCGATAGCATCGTAATAGTTCATACCGTAAGTGGTATTGGTATACCAGCCCTTGTCTGTACTGACCATCACAACGATAAGATTGGTATAGCGAACCAACCGCTCTATGGTAGAGCGGTTGAGCCAGGAATCCTGACTGCCACCCATTCCGTGCAGGAGGTAGAGGACAGGGATGTCGGTATCGTCTGGGTTGGGCACCCGATCCCGATCAGGATAGAGAACATTGACCCGTCTTTCCATATCTAAGACCTGCGAATGGTATTCTATCTTCATAATTGCCATACTATTTCTCCTCAACATCATATCTAGTCTGCTTCATCAGCACACTTACTGCTTAATATAGAAAAAGGGTGTGGCTTTCGGAGATACCAACTATCTCCAAGAGCCACATGGCCTATTTCTGTTCTCTATAAAGGGGCAAGATGCCTAACTTATTTTACTTCCATAATGACTGGTAAAATAGCTGGCCGACGCTTGGTCTGGTCAAAGAGGTATTTAGCCAAATCATCACGAACTGCTGCTTTTAATTCTGTCCAGTCAAAACCATCCTTGGTAAAGTAATTTTCAACTGTTTTATTGACCAACTCAGCTGACTCACGCAGAATATCCTTGCTCTTTCTGACATAAACAAATCCGCGAGTATTGACCTTGGCCTTAGAGATAATCCGTTTTTCTTTACGATTGACTGTAATAGCCACGATAAAGATACCGTCTTCTGAGAGAATCTTCCGGTCACGCAGGACAATATTACCAACATCTCCAATGGCATTCCCATCAATCATTACATCCCCTGAAGGAACTGCTCCATTGTGGACAAAATCGCCATCTTCATAAGCCATGACATCACCACGTTTGACAATGATGATATTTTCAGGGAACATACCGATTTCCAGCGCTGCATTGGCATGAGCATCCAACTGACGATACTCCCCTTGAATTGGGAATAGGAACTTCGGTTGCATAATATTGAGCATGAGCTGCAGATCACGCGCATTTCCGTGCCCAGACACACGCAGGTGCTTGGTAACAGACTGGACGATACCACCCGCACGATAAATCAAGTTTTCAACGCGGGCCACAACCGCTTCTTTGGAAATAGTCGGTGTGGTAACGATATAAACCAAATCGCCCTCTTTGATTTGGACATAGCGATGACGACCAATAGCCATCTTGCGAAGACCATTTAAAGGCTCGCCCATCCGACCAGTTTCAAGGATAATCAGCTCATGATCCTCATACTTGTCCATATCTTTCGGCTTAATCAGCAGGCGCTCGCTCACCAGACGTAACTTTTTCAGTTGAATTGCTGTTCGGACAATATTTTCCACATCATGTCCAGTCAGAACAACCCGACGACCTGTTGCCTCTGCTGCATCAAAAACTTGCTGAATACGGATAATATTGCTGGCAACTGCAGCAACGATAACACGGCCTTCCCAGTCACCAATCGTGGTTAGAATTTCTTCGCCCACTTCGTGCATGCTGGCAACCTGCACATTACTGTCAGCATTGGCAGAATCTGATAAGAGGGCCAAAACACCTTCCTGACCGATTTCCGCTAGGCGACCAAAATCCGTGCGGTAGTAACGGTCTGCCGCCTGATCAAATTTGAAATCACCTGTATAGACGATGTTCCCTTCATCTGTTTTGACCACAATACCTAGACTTTCTGGGATAGAGTGAGTGGTCTTAAAAAATGAAATAACGGAATCACCAAAGTCAATTTCAGTTTCTGCATTGATGACGTGAAAATCCTTGAATTTCTTGGTGGCATTGTAGTTTTTCACGACCAGCTTGGCTAGTTCAATGGTCAAATGCGAGCCAAAAACAGGCACCTTTACCTTTTCCAAGAGGTAAGGCAGAGCTCCGATAGCATCCGCATGTCCGTGAGTCAAAAAGATGCCCGCGACCTTATCCTTATTTTCCACTAAATAGTCAAAGTTTGGAACGATGACATCCACGCCCAGCTGTTCATTTTCTGGGTACTTGACACCAGCATCTAAGACAAAGATACTGTTTTTTACTTCAGCGATGTAGAGATTTTTACCATTTTCTCGCACACCACCCAAAGCAATAATTTTAATATCGCTCATGTTTACTCCTATGTTATGTATTTTTCTTACCAACGGTCCTTGGAAAATCCAAGTCGAATTACAGTCTTTGCAATTTCTTGCATATCACCTTTATTATACCTCTTTTCAGGAAAATTTACAAAAACCCTGCTGTTCAGCAGAGTTTTTCGCTATTCTGTCAGTTGAATGACCTGGTAATCAAAACCAATCTCCTTGACGAAACGAAGCACATCTTCCGTTTTTACGAAGATTGTTTTGGTATTAACATTGGGATGGAAGGTCAAAATGGCTTCTGATAGGATTTCCTCATCAAAATAGACCTGAATGTCTTTTTCTTTATTGTTAAGAAGACCATAAATGGATACCGTTCCTGCTGGCAGGCTCAT from Streptococcus oriscaviae includes the following:
- a CDS encoding M57 family metalloprotease, yielding MKWFSSLIGFLWRTFWRLVWFAFFLLLCAVALLFYFQKEAAPQILQTMFFQAQQVINGQQALDMGASLETLEQLSTDTVDMSAEGRWPTNAATVYIETQDPTFRSAYETAIANWNATGAFTFTLVDDASQADIIATEMNDGQTQAAGEASSSTNTLTNYLVAVTVKLNRFYLLNPAYGYSMERIIHTAEHELGHAIGLGHEDHHTSVMESAGSHNGIQQTDIDAVRALYATQ
- a CDS encoding alpha/beta hydrolase codes for the protein MAIMKIEYHSQVLDMERRVNVLYPDRDRVPNPDDTDIPVLYLLHGMGGSQDSWLNRSTIERLVRYTNLIVVMVSTDKGWYTNTTYGMNYYDAIAIELPQVLKRFFPNMSDKREKTFIAGLSMGGYGAFKLALTTNRFSHAASLSGALHFDFDNEAAKTLGSEAYWRGVFGDIENMATNPDSIENLSKQSDKQTKFYAWCGKEDYLYSGHQLAVNFLLEEGFDLEAKDGPGKHEWYYWNQQIEEVLQWLPIDFVLEERLS
- a CDS encoding ribonuclease J, which codes for MSDIKIIALGGVRENGKNLYIAEVKNSIFVLDAGVKYPENEQLGVDVIVPNFDYLVENKDKVAGIFLTHGHADAIGALPYLLEKVKVPVFGSHLTIELAKLVVKNYNATKKFKDFHVINAETEIDFGDSVISFFKTTHSIPESLGIVVKTDEGNIVYTGDFKFDQAADRYYRTDFGRLAEIGQEGVLALLSDSANADSNVQVASMHEVGEEILTTIGDWEGRVIVAAVASNIIRIQQVFDAAEATGRRVVLTGHDVENIVRTAIQLKKLRLVSERLLIKPKDMDKYEDHELIILETGRMGEPLNGLRKMAIGRHRYVQIKEGDLVYIVTTPTISKEAVVARVENLIYRAGGIVQSVTKHLRVSGHGNARDLQLMLNIMQPKFLFPIQGEYRQLDAHANAALEIGMFPENIIIVKRGDVMAYEDGDFVHNGAVPSGDVMIDGNAIGDVGNIVLRDRKILSEDGIFIVAITVNRKEKRIISKAKVNTRGFVYVRKSKDILRESAELVNKTVENYFTKDGFDWTELKAAVRDDLAKYLFDQTKRRPAILPVIMEVK